One genomic segment of Pongo abelii isolate AG06213 chromosome 13, NHGRI_mPonAbe1-v2.0_pri, whole genome shotgun sequence includes these proteins:
- the SPAG8 gene encoding sperm-associated antigen 8 isoform X1 → METNESTEGSRSRSLDIQPSSEGLGPTSEPFPSSDDSPRSALAAATAVFTTAKAAALSTKTPAPCSEFMESSSDPSLLGEPCAGPSFTHNIAHGSLGFEPVYVSCIAQDPCTTTDHSSNPGPVPGCSSGLVLGSSSGAGHGSGSGSSPGCGSVPGSGSGPGPGSGPGHGSGSHPGPASGPGPDTGPDSGLSPCIPPRFRNLVADQVPNYTSWSQHCPWVPQKQPPSEFLQVLEPGAQGLWKPPDIKGKPMVRYETFPRGQCLLYNWEEERATNHLDQVPSMQDGSESFFFRHGHRGLRTMQLKSPMPPSTTQKDSYQPPGNVCWPLRGKREAMLEMLLRHQICKEVQAEQELTRKLFEVESVTHHDYRMELAQAGTPAPTKPHDYRQEQPETFWIQRAPQLPGVSNIRTLDTPFRKNCSFSTPVPLSLGQHLPY, encoded by the exons ATGGAGACCAACGAGTCTACGGAGGGATCGCGGTCGCG ATCTTTAGACATACAGCCCAGCTCCGAAGGACTGGGGCCCACTTCGGAACCGTTTCCTTCTTCAGATGACAGTCCTAGGTCGGCCCTGGCAGCTGCAACTGCAGTCTTCACCACCGCCAAAGCAGCTGCATTATCTACAAAGACCCCAGCGCCCTGTTCTGAGTTCATGGAGTCGTCCTCTGACCCCAGCCTTCTTGGGGAGCCCTGTGCAGGACCCAGCTTTACCCACAATATAGCCCATGGGAGTCTTGGCTTTGAGCCCGTCTATGTTTCCTGTATTGCTCAGGACCCTTGCACTACAACTGACCATAGTTCTAACCCTGGCCCTGTTCCAGGCTGTAGCTCTGGGCTTGTTCTTGGCTCCAGCTCAGGTGCTGGCcatggctctggctctggctctagTCCTGGCTGTGGCTCTGtccctggctctggctctggtCCTGGTCCTGGCTCTGGTCCTGGTCATGGCTCTGGCTCTCATCCTGGTCCTGCCTCTGGTCCTGGTCCAGACACTGGCCCTGACTCTGGGCTCAGCCCCTGTATTCCTCCACGGTTCAGAAACCTGGTGGCAGATCAGGTCCCTAACTATACCTCCTGGAGTCAGCACTGCCCCTGGGTGCCCCAGAAACAACCACCTTCGGAATTTTTGCAAGTTTTAGAACCAGGTGCCCAAGGACTATGGAAACCCCCAGACATTAAAGGGAAGCCTATGGTTCGCTATGAAACATTTCCACGGGGCCAGTGCCTCCTCTACAACTGGGAGGAAGAG AGAGCCACCAACCACCTGGATCAAGTCCCAAGCATGCAGGATGGCTCTGAGAGTTTTTTCTTCCGACACGGACACCGGGGACTGCGGACTATGCAACTAAAGTCACCCATGCCCCCCAGCACCACCCAGAAAGACTCGTACCAGCCACCAGGAAACGTCTGTTGGCCACTTCGAG GGAAGCGTGAAGCCATGCTGGAGATGCTCCTGCGGCATCAAATCTG TAAAGAGGTGCAGGCAGAACAGGAACTCACAAGGAAGCTCTTCGAGGTTGAGTCTGTGACACACCATGACTACCGAATGGAGCTGGCGCAAGCAGGGACTCCTGCCCCAACAAAG CCTCACGACTACCGCCAGGAGCAGCCTGAGACCTTCTGGATACAGAGGGCACCACAGCTACCG GGTGTCAGTAACATCAGGACATTGGACACACCATTCCGGAAGAACTGCAGCTTCTCAACACCAGTACCCTTGTCTTTGGGGCAACATTTGCCCTATTAG
- the SPAG8 gene encoding sperm-associated antigen 8 isoform X2: METNESTEGSRSRSLDIQPSSEGLGPTSEPFPSSDDSPRSALAAATAVFTTAKAAALSTKTPAPCSEFMESSSDPSLLGEPCAGPSFTHNIAHGSLGFEPVYVSCIAQDPCTTTDHSSNPGPVPGCSSGLVLGSSSGAGHGSGSGSSPGCGSVPGSGSGPGPGSGPGHGSGSHPGPASGPGPDTGPDSGLSPCIPPRFRNLVADQVPNYTSWSQHCPWVPQKQPPSEFLQVLEPGAQGLWKPPDIKGKPMVRYETFPRGQCLLYNWEEERATNHLDQVPSMQDGSESFFFRHGHRGLRTMQLKSPMPPSTTQKDSYQPPGNVCWPLRGKREAMLEMLLRHQICKEVQAEQELTRKLFEVESVTHHDYRMELAQAGTPAPTKGVSNIRTLDTPFRKNCSFSTPVPLSLGQHLPY, from the exons ATGGAGACCAACGAGTCTACGGAGGGATCGCGGTCGCG ATCTTTAGACATACAGCCCAGCTCCGAAGGACTGGGGCCCACTTCGGAACCGTTTCCTTCTTCAGATGACAGTCCTAGGTCGGCCCTGGCAGCTGCAACTGCAGTCTTCACCACCGCCAAAGCAGCTGCATTATCTACAAAGACCCCAGCGCCCTGTTCTGAGTTCATGGAGTCGTCCTCTGACCCCAGCCTTCTTGGGGAGCCCTGTGCAGGACCCAGCTTTACCCACAATATAGCCCATGGGAGTCTTGGCTTTGAGCCCGTCTATGTTTCCTGTATTGCTCAGGACCCTTGCACTACAACTGACCATAGTTCTAACCCTGGCCCTGTTCCAGGCTGTAGCTCTGGGCTTGTTCTTGGCTCCAGCTCAGGTGCTGGCcatggctctggctctggctctagTCCTGGCTGTGGCTCTGtccctggctctggctctggtCCTGGTCCTGGCTCTGGTCCTGGTCATGGCTCTGGCTCTCATCCTGGTCCTGCCTCTGGTCCTGGTCCAGACACTGGCCCTGACTCTGGGCTCAGCCCCTGTATTCCTCCACGGTTCAGAAACCTGGTGGCAGATCAGGTCCCTAACTATACCTCCTGGAGTCAGCACTGCCCCTGGGTGCCCCAGAAACAACCACCTTCGGAATTTTTGCAAGTTTTAGAACCAGGTGCCCAAGGACTATGGAAACCCCCAGACATTAAAGGGAAGCCTATGGTTCGCTATGAAACATTTCCACGGGGCCAGTGCCTCCTCTACAACTGGGAGGAAGAG AGAGCCACCAACCACCTGGATCAAGTCCCAAGCATGCAGGATGGCTCTGAGAGTTTTTTCTTCCGACACGGACACCGGGGACTGCGGACTATGCAACTAAAGTCACCCATGCCCCCCAGCACCACCCAGAAAGACTCGTACCAGCCACCAGGAAACGTCTGTTGGCCACTTCGAG GGAAGCGTGAAGCCATGCTGGAGATGCTCCTGCGGCATCAAATCTG TAAAGAGGTGCAGGCAGAACAGGAACTCACAAGGAAGCTCTTCGAGGTTGAGTCTGTGACACACCATGACTACCGAATGGAGCTGGCGCAAGCAGGGACTCCTGCCCCAACAAAG GGTGTCAGTAACATCAGGACATTGGACACACCATTCCGGAAGAACTGCAGCTTCTCAACACCAGTACCCTTGTCTTTGGGGCAACATTTGCCCTATTAG